A stretch of DNA from Methylosinus sp. LW4:
GGCCGGCCTGCTCTATGAGATCGGCGCCTGGATATTGAACGAGGCCTGCGCCAGCGCCGCCGCTCTGCCGCCCGATGCGCGCGTCAGCGTCAATGTCACCCAGCCGCAATTGGAGAAGACCGGCTTCGCCCGCGACGTCGCCGAGGCGCTCGCCGCCTCCGGCATGGATCCGAGCCGGCTGGAGATCGAGATCGCCAGCTCGGTCCGCCTCGCCGACAACGCCGAGATTCTGCGCTGCCTCGCCGCGATCCGCGCGCTCGGCGTCTCCATCGCGCTCGACGATTTCGGCGGCGGCGGCGCCGCGCTCGCGCATCTCCACGCTCTGCCGGTCGATCGCATCAAGCTCGGCCGCTCGCTGACGCAGCAGGCGCAGGCCGATCCGCGCGCGGCGACCATTGTGCGGTCGGTCGTCGCCCTCGCGCATGAGCTCGGCATAACCGCGACGGCCGAGGGCGTCGAGTCGGACGCGCAGCTGCGTATTCTGCGCCAGCTCGGTTGCGACGAGGTTCAGGGCTATGTCATCAGCCCGCCACAACCACTCCGTGCATTCGTCGAAGGCGTCGCGCCGGTCGGCCGCGTCCGCCCGCCCGTCTCGCTCGCTTGAGAATGTCGCTCGCGCCCATCCGCGCCCTTCTCGGGCGCGGACTCCGCTCCCGAGCGCAATGCGCTAGATTCTTCCCCAGGAGAAACATCGTCGGAACGCGATACGGACATTTTGCAAACAAATCGCGCCGCCAGCATCCTCCAGCGGCGGGAGGCGCGTCGAAGGGTCGGGCATGTATCGGTATGAGCGCGACTCGCGTTCCGAGGAGCGGGACCTCGATCCCGAGGAGCTCGCCGCAGCGATCCGCGCGGATCAGGCGCAAATGCTCGCCACCGGACAATCGGTGCTGGTCTTCAATGCGGCCAACGCCGCGATCGTCGCGAGCATTTTTCACGATTTCTACCCGCGCGCGCTGATCGTCGCCTGGCTCGTCGCCATCGCGATCCTGGTCGTCGCGCGCATCATCCATGCGCGCCGCTTTCGCGCCATGCATCCCACGCCCGAAGCCGTGCGGCGCTTCCTCGCGCTGTGGACGCTCGGCTCGACGCTGACCGGCTGCCTCTGGGGTGCGGCCTCATCGGTCCTGTGGCTGACGCCGGACCCCGGCTATCACGCCTTCGCGCTTTTCGCCGCCGGCGGCATGGCGGCGGGCGCCATCGTCACCAATTCCGCGTATCTGCCGGCCATGTTCGGCTATATCGCGCCGGATGTGCTGCCCGCCATCGTCGGGCTCTTCGCGCGCGCGGAGTCGACCGCGTTGGCGATGGGCGCGCTGCTCACGGCCTTCACCGCCGTGCTCGTCATCATCGGCTTGCGCGCCCATGGCTGGCTGGTCTCGGTGTCGCGGCGCCGGCTGCAGCAGGAGGCGCTGTCGGCGGCGCTGCATCAGCGCAACGCTCTGCTGCACGCCGTCTCCACCGCCGCGACCGAGCTCACCACCGCCGCCCCCAGCGCCGCCGCAATTCCCGATCTGCTCGAATCCGTCGGCGCGGCGATCGACGCCGATCGCATTCTCGTCTTCGAATCCGGCGCGGCGCCGGATGAGCCCCCGTCCCTGCTGCATTTCTGGCGGCGCGCGGACTCTCCGGTCGCGCTCGACGCCTCCTTCTTCGAGGCCGACGGGAGGCGCGCTTTTCTCTCCGGCCCGCTGCTCGCCGCTCTCGCCGAGCGCCGGCCGGTGACGGCCGCGACGCGCACGCTCGCGCCCGGCCCCGCCAAGAGCTTTCTCGAGCGCGCCGGCGTGCGCTCGGCGCTGTTCGCGCCCATCGTCGTCGACGATGCGCCCTGGGGCTGGGTGGAGGTGGAGGATTGCCGCAGCGAGCGCATTTGGAAGCCGGCCGAGATCGACGCGCTGCGCATACTCGGCGATCTCATCGGCGGCTCGCTGGCGCGGCAGCGCTATGTCGACCGGCTCCGCGACGCCAATGAGGTGGTGGAGCGCAGCCCGACTCTGCTGTTCCGCCTTCGCATGGACGGGAAAAATCCGCGCCTCGTCTATGTCTCCCACAATATCGCGCTGTTCGGCTATGATCCCTGGGAGCTGACCGATCCGGCGCGCTGCCTCGCCGATTGCGTTCACCCCGAGGATCTCGACAAGGTCGGCGCCTCGCTGGCGCGGGCGGCGGCGGACGGACGGCGCGGCGGCATGGTGGAGTTCCGCTTTCGGCGCCGCGACGGCGGCTATCGCTGGCTCGACGCCCGCTACGCCGCGCGCGATCGGGCCGGCCGCTCGCAGCTGATCGAAGGCGTCGCGCTCGACGTGACCGAGCGCAAGGAGGTCGCGGATCAGATCGCCATCCTCGCGCAGACGGACGCGCTCACCGGCCTCGCCAATCGCCGCAGCTTCATCGACGCGCTGCGTCACGCCTTCGCCGACGCCGAAGCCGGCGGCGAGCCTTTCTCGCTGCTCTATATCGACGTCGATCACTTCAAGGACGTCAACGACCGGCTGGGCCACGCCAGCGGCGACGCGCTGCTGGAAGCGCTCGCGACGCGGCTGAGGAGCCATTGCCGCGCCGGCGATGTCGTCGCGCGGCTCGGCGGCGACGAATTCGCGATATTGCAATCCAGCTCGCGCGACGCCGCCAGCGCCTCCGTCATGGCGACGAAAATCTGCGCGCTCTCGGCCGAGCCCTATCTGCTGCCCGGCGGCGCGCGGCGCGCCACGGTGAGCGTCGGCGTCGCTCTCTTCGCCTCCGCTCTGGAGGGGCCGGACGCCATGCTGGCGCGCGCCGACCGAGCGCTCTATCGCGCCAAGGAGAATGGCAGAAACCAATATCGCATCTATTCCGAGACGCAGGAGCCGGCGAATAGTTTCTCGATTTGAATTTTGCGGACCGCGCCGCCATCATAGGGGCGCGCAAGCACGCAGCTGATTTCATACAGGCGATTTCATTCAGGTGACTTCATGCCCCCGACGCTCTCCACTTGGGCCTTTGTGCTCGCCGTTCCCGATCTCGACGCCAGCGCCGGCTATTTTCGCGACGTGCTCGGCTTCGAGCTGCTGTGGCCGGAGGCCACGGATTGGCGCTTGGTTCAGCGCGACAATGTCCGCGTGATGCTGGGCCATTGCCCCACCGACGCGCCGCCCACCACGCTCGGCTCCCACAATCTCTTCGGCTATGTGAATGTGAACGACATCGACGCGCTCCACGCCGAGATCGCCGCCCGCGGCGCGCTCTGCACCCCGCCGGCCGATCGCCCCTATGGAATGCGCGAGATCGTCGTCACAACGATCGACGGGCATCGCATTTTGTTCGGGCAGGCGATCGGCGGCGGGGTGGGGTGATGGCGAGCGCGATGATGCGCAAGGAGCGGTCATGCGCCGCAGACGGCCAGAGGACCCGCTTTTCGGAGTTCGCGGACCTTCGCCCGCGCAGGATATCACGTCGTTTGCGCATGGCTGGAACCGATGCGGGCCTCAGCCACACAGTGCGGGAGCCTTTTCGTCGACGAGCCTTCGATTCGAAGGCCTCTCCGCTTGGTTCGTCGCACCGGTTCGCCATCCGAGCGCGCTTGCGCGCGCTTCCGCAAATCTAGGATGTTTTTCGAGTTCCGAGGAAAAAAGTCCAGCCACCAGCTCGTCGATACGCGCGCGCAGCTCTTCTCGTCGCTTGCATTTGGATTTTGTCGTCGACGATGTCACCGGTAAGGCGAAGCCTTCGGCTACGCGCGCTCCGCCGCGTTCGAGCCAAAAAGCGTCATAATCTGCGCGCATCCGCTGGCGTTGCCACCAGGCGTCGGCGTTGATCGAATGAGTGTCGTTCGATACCGCGAGAATCCGCCGCGCGCCCATGGCTCGGGCGAAATGCGTCGCCGCCAGGAAGACCGCCATTTTGGGACGCACCCCCCAGAGAGCCCGCGTCGCTTTCACGATCCGCGTTTTGGCGTCGGGGCCGCAGTGCGACGATGGTCCTTGCAGTCCCCCGATCAAAAGGCAGGGCTCTCCATCTTGTCGGTTGGCGAGCACAAAGGTCAGCTTCGCGAGTTCGAGACCGTCCGCAGCGTCGCTCAATACCAAACTCAGCTCCCCCTCCTTGTAGCAATATTCCGCAGGGCGTAGCGACAACCGATAAGTTGCGCCGTTCTTTCCAGATAGAATTCCGAGCTCTAGACTCGATCTTCCCCAAGAAACGGCGACAAGAGCCGGAATAGCGTCACCAATCAAATTATAGTGATCCGTTAAAATCGACACGCGCTGTGATAGCGAGAGGCGATACAGGGCATAATTAGAAAACGGCTTTTTGATACATTGCGTCGGAGCGGCTCCGAACTGAAGTTTTTCTCCGAAAGCTTCGAGAAAATTCAGCCATGCCGCTGTGGCGCGCATATCCCGCAACGACGACAGGAAGAATATTCCCGCTCGAAATGCCGATTCATTTTCTGCGATCACGCAGACGTCCCGCCATATCGTCCGTATCGCTTCTTGCACCACGCCTCCAAACAAACGACTGTTTCGACACGGCTTCGCACGTTGCGTCGATCGCCATTCGATAGGTCATGACGGATCAACATTAACTATCTGTAATGTAGCGTACACATTGCAGCAATAATTTGTCCAGTCAGGCTCGAGGTCGGATATGGATCGAGAAAGAGCGCGGCGTCGGTCGCCCAGGATCTGTCGATCGAGGGCTTTCGGATAGCGGGAGCCGATTTAGGTCTTCGACGCAGACCGTCGAGGGTCAGAACCCCCGCCCCCATTCCCGTCCGCGCCTCGTCGCGGTAGACTTACCCCCATGACCGACGCCCCCATCCGCTATGTCGAGCCCGTGTTTCGTCCGCCCAGCGAGGCGGAGTCGCTGATATTGCCCGTCACCGATGGATGCTCGTGGAATCGTTGCAGCTTCTGCGAGATGTACACCGCGCCGCAGAAGCGCTTCCGTCCGCGGGACGAGGCGGAGGTGATGGAGAGCATAAAGCGCTGCGGCGAGATTTATGGGGCCTCGGTCGCGCGCGTGTTTCTGGCCG
This window harbors:
- a CDS encoding VOC family protein gives rise to the protein MPPTLSTWAFVLAVPDLDASAGYFRDVLGFELLWPEATDWRLVQRDNVRVMLGHCPTDAPPTTLGSHNLFGYVNVNDIDALHAEIAARGALCTPPADRPYGMREIVVTTIDGHRILFGQAIGGGVG
- a CDS encoding sensor domain-containing diguanylate cyclase, coding for MYRYERDSRSEERDLDPEELAAAIRADQAQMLATGQSVLVFNAANAAIVASIFHDFYPRALIVAWLVAIAILVVARIIHARRFRAMHPTPEAVRRFLALWTLGSTLTGCLWGAASSVLWLTPDPGYHAFALFAAGGMAAGAIVTNSAYLPAMFGYIAPDVLPAIVGLFARAESTALAMGALLTAFTAVLVIIGLRAHGWLVSVSRRRLQQEALSAALHQRNALLHAVSTAATELTTAAPSAAAIPDLLESVGAAIDADRILVFESGAAPDEPPSLLHFWRRADSPVALDASFFEADGRRAFLSGPLLAALAERRPVTAATRTLAPGPAKSFLERAGVRSALFAPIVVDDAPWGWVEVEDCRSERIWKPAEIDALRILGDLIGGSLARQRYVDRLRDANEVVERSPTLLFRLRMDGKNPRLVYVSHNIALFGYDPWELTDPARCLADCVHPEDLDKVGASLARAAADGRRGGMVEFRFRRRDGGYRWLDARYAARDRAGRSQLIEGVALDVTERKEVADQIAILAQTDALTGLANRRSFIDALRHAFADAEAGGEPFSLLYIDVDHFKDVNDRLGHASGDALLEALATRLRSHCRAGDVVARLGGDEFAILQSSSRDAASASVMATKICALSAEPYLLPGGARRATVSVGVALFASALEGPDAMLARADRALYRAKENGRNQYRIYSETQEPANSFSI
- a CDS encoding DUF535 family protein, with the protein product MIAENESAFRAGIFFLSSLRDMRATAAWLNFLEAFGEKLQFGAAPTQCIKKPFSNYALYRLSLSQRVSILTDHYNLIGDAIPALVAVSWGRSSLELGILSGKNGATYRLSLRPAEYCYKEGELSLVLSDAADGLELAKLTFVLANRQDGEPCLLIGGLQGPSSHCGPDAKTRIVKATRALWGVRPKMAVFLAATHFARAMGARRILAVSNDTHSINADAWWQRQRMRADYDAFWLERGGARVAEGFALPVTSSTTKSKCKRREELRARIDELVAGLFSSELEKHPRFAEARASALGWRTGATNQAERPSNRRLVDEKAPALCG